The following are from one region of the Chromobacterium phragmitis genome:
- the glmU gene encoding bifunctional UDP-N-acetylglucosamine diphosphorylase/glucosamine-1-phosphate N-acetyltransferase GlmU: MDSLSIVILAAGKGKRMYSSMPKVLHPIGGEPMLARVIRTARGLNPSRLVVVYGHGGDQVRERIGDGDIVWAEQAEQLGTGHALKMALPHLPADGKTLVLYGDVPLTKTGTLQRLIDAAGSGMAVLTDVLDDASGYGRMVRGADGKLKAIVEHKDCTPEQLAIREINTGMMALPNARLAGWLNALKNGNAQGEYYLTDVLELAVKDGVAVESASVDASWEAAGVNNKLQLAELERILQANQARALLEAGVTLADPARIDIRGEVTHGMDVSIDVGCVFEGAVALGDQVEIGAYCVLKNVKIAAGTKIAPYSHLEDAVVGEACKIGPYARLRPGAELAARVHIGNFVEVKKSKVGEGSKVNHLTYIGDAEIGRKVNVGAGSVTCNYDGVNKFKTVIGDDVFVGSGTLMVAPVTLEDGATIAAGSVVNKTAPAGQLTVARARQTSVPGWKRPQKKS; this comes from the coding sequence ATGGATAGTCTGAGTATCGTCATCCTTGCCGCCGGCAAGGGCAAGCGCATGTATTCCAGCATGCCCAAAGTACTGCATCCCATCGGCGGCGAACCGATGCTGGCGCGGGTGATCCGCACCGCGCGCGGCCTGAATCCTTCCCGGTTGGTGGTAGTGTACGGCCACGGCGGCGACCAGGTGCGCGAGCGCATCGGCGACGGCGACATCGTCTGGGCCGAGCAGGCCGAACAGCTGGGCACCGGCCACGCGCTGAAGATGGCGCTGCCGCACCTGCCGGCGGACGGCAAGACCCTGGTGCTGTACGGCGATGTGCCGCTGACCAAGACCGGCACGCTGCAGCGTCTGATCGACGCCGCCGGCAGCGGCATGGCGGTGCTGACCGACGTGCTGGACGACGCCAGCGGCTACGGCCGCATGGTGCGCGGCGCGGACGGCAAGCTCAAGGCCATCGTCGAACACAAGGATTGCACGCCGGAACAGTTGGCCATCCGCGAAATCAACACCGGCATGATGGCGCTGCCGAATGCGCGGCTGGCAGGCTGGCTGAACGCGTTGAAAAACGGCAACGCCCAGGGCGAATACTATCTGACCGACGTGCTGGAACTGGCGGTGAAGGACGGCGTGGCGGTGGAAAGCGCCAGCGTGGACGCCAGCTGGGAAGCCGCCGGCGTCAACAACAAGCTGCAACTGGCCGAGCTGGAGCGCATCCTGCAGGCCAATCAGGCGCGCGCCTTGCTGGAAGCCGGCGTGACGCTGGCCGACCCGGCGCGCATCGACATCCGCGGCGAAGTGACGCACGGCATGGACGTATCCATCGACGTGGGCTGCGTGTTCGAAGGCGCGGTGGCGCTGGGCGACCAGGTGGAGATCGGCGCCTACTGCGTGCTGAAGAACGTGAAGATCGCGGCCGGGACCAAGATCGCGCCGTATTCGCACCTGGAGGACGCGGTGGTGGGCGAAGCCTGCAAGATCGGCCCCTACGCCCGCCTGCGACCCGGCGCGGAGCTCGCCGCCCGCGTGCATATCGGCAATTTCGTCGAAGTGAAAAAGAGCAAGGTGGGAGAGGGGTCCAAGGTCAATCACCTGACCTATATCGGCGACGCCGAAATCGGCCGCAAGGTCAATGTCGGCGCCGGCTCCGTCACCTGCAACTACGACGGCGTGAACAAATTCAAGACGGTGATCGGCGACGACGTCTTCGTCGGCTCCGGCACGCTGATGGTGGCGCCGGTGACGCTGGAGGACGGCGCCACCATCGCGGCAGGCTCGGTGGTCAACAAGACCGCGCCGGCCGGACAGCTGACCGTAGCTCGCGCGCGCCAGACCTCGGTGCCGGGCTGGAAGCGGCCGCAGAAAAAGAGTTGA
- the atpB gene encoding F0F1 ATP synthase subunit A produces the protein MASNATDYIKHHLTFWNSDPSAGFWSLHVDTFSISLVLGFLFAAVFAVVARRASIEAPGRLQLFVEMIVEMVQTQVREVFHGKSKMIAPLALTIFCWVFLMNFMDLFPVDLFPMAAQWIGYAFFGLEPHHVYFRVVPSADVNSTFAMSLSVLILIVGFSIKAKGLGGWGKELLTAPFHSSHPVGAIILAPLNFAFQLVELAAKPISLSLRLFGNLYAGELIFILIALLPWGLQWVLGAPWAIFHILIITLQAFVFMMLTIVYLSLAVEAH, from the coding sequence ATGGCAAGCAACGCAACCGATTACATCAAGCACCATCTCACCTTCTGGAATTCGGATCCTTCCGCCGGCTTCTGGAGCCTGCACGTAGACACCTTCTCCATTTCGCTGGTTCTCGGCTTCCTGTTCGCCGCCGTGTTCGCGGTGGTGGCGCGCCGCGCCAGCATCGAAGCGCCTGGCCGCCTGCAGCTGTTCGTCGAGATGATCGTCGAGATGGTGCAGACCCAGGTTCGCGAAGTGTTCCACGGCAAGAGCAAGATGATCGCCCCGCTGGCGCTGACCATCTTCTGCTGGGTGTTCCTGATGAACTTCATGGACTTGTTCCCGGTAGACCTGTTCCCGATGGCCGCGCAGTGGATCGGCTACGCCTTCTTCGGCCTGGAGCCGCACCACGTGTACTTCCGCGTCGTGCCGTCCGCCGACGTGAACTCCACTTTCGCCATGTCGCTGTCGGTGCTGATCCTGATCGTCGGCTTCTCGATCAAGGCCAAGGGCCTCGGCGGCTGGGGCAAGGAACTGCTGACCGCTCCGTTCCACAGCTCCCACCCGGTCGGCGCCATCATCCTGGCTCCGCTGAACTTCGCGTTCCAGCTGGTCGAACTGGCCGCCAAGCCGATTTCGCTCTCTCTTCGTTTGTTCGGCAACCTGTACGCCGGCGAACTGATCTTCATCCTGATCGCGCTGCTGCCCTGGGGCCTGCAGTGGGTGCTGGGCGCGCCGTGGGCGATCTTCCACATCCTGATCATCACCCTGCAGGCCTTCGTGTTCATGATGCTGACCATCGTGTACCTGAGCCTGGCGGTGGAAGCGCACTGA
- a CDS encoding F0F1 ATP synthase subunit epsilon produces the protein MSKMHVEVVSTEQLIYSGEAEFVVAPATEGEIGIYPQHVPLLTRIKPGVLRLKVPGSKEEVLVAVSGGMMEVQPSLITVLADTAIRGEDLDEARANEAKRAAEDALKHATDDMSTAKAHAALAVAIAELKTLDYLKKRAH, from the coding sequence ATGTCCAAGATGCATGTGGAAGTGGTTAGCACCGAACAACTCATCTATTCCGGTGAGGCCGAGTTTGTCGTGGCGCCGGCTACCGAAGGTGAGATCGGTATCTATCCGCAACACGTGCCGCTCCTGACCCGTATCAAGCCCGGCGTGCTTCGTCTGAAGGTGCCGGGCTCCAAGGAAGAAGTACTGGTGGCGGTGTCCGGCGGCATGATGGAAGTGCAGCCGAGCCTGATCACCGTGCTCGCCGATACGGCGATCCGCGGCGAGGATCTCGATGAGGCCCGCGCCAATGAGGCGAAACGCGCTGCCGAGGATGCCCTCAAGCACGCGACCGACGACATGAGCACGGCCAAAGCCCACGCCGCACTGGCGGTGGCGATTGCCGAACTCAAGACGCTGGATTACCTCAAGAAGCGCGCTCACTGA
- a CDS encoding CHAP domain-containing protein, which translates to MTSQTKKLRAALAIPLLALAGYWGATHWNSNRSRSIGEVVDSLNGVPVHYNGGVQHVDGRNLAPDGYNLGLRFQCVEFVKRYYYQRFGHKMPYDKGHARDFFLPALPDGALNPQRGLLQFRNGGASAPQADDLAVFSPWIFNRYGHVAIVSAVGADYVEIIQQNPGPFGSSRERMPLQTEHGMFKVGHPRLQGWLRLPPPAEDEPAPAASPSQESQTHD; encoded by the coding sequence ATGACGAGCCAAACCAAGAAACTGCGCGCGGCATTGGCCATTCCGCTCCTCGCGTTGGCCGGGTATTGGGGCGCGACGCATTGGAACAGCAACCGTTCGCGCTCGATCGGGGAAGTCGTCGACAGCCTGAACGGCGTGCCGGTGCACTACAACGGCGGCGTTCAGCACGTGGACGGCCGTAATCTAGCGCCGGACGGCTACAACCTGGGGCTGCGCTTCCAGTGCGTAGAGTTCGTCAAGCGCTACTACTACCAGCGCTTCGGGCACAAGATGCCCTACGACAAAGGCCATGCCCGCGACTTCTTCCTGCCCGCGCTGCCGGACGGCGCCCTGAATCCGCAACGCGGCCTGCTCCAGTTCCGCAACGGCGGCGCCAGCGCGCCTCAGGCCGACGATCTGGCGGTATTCTCGCCATGGATTTTCAACCGCTACGGCCATGTCGCCATCGTCAGCGCAGTGGGAGCGGACTACGTGGAGATCATCCAGCAGAACCCAGGCCCCTTCGGCTCCTCGCGAGAGCGCATGCCGCTGCAGACGGAACACGGCATGTTCAAGGTTGGGCATCCGCGGCTGCAGGGCTGGCTGCGCCTGCCGCCGCCCGCCGAGGACGAGCCCGCGCCAGCAGCATCCCCAAGCCAGGAAAGCCAAACTCATGATTAG
- a CDS encoding ATP synthase subunit I — protein sequence MIYSEVKRVLRLQASLVGLAVVVALLASAGNVTVAISALLGGLVVLGPALVYARIAYAKRHVAPAVLIKAHFLAEAVKFCLTVLLSGAVLASFKDLSVVGFLGGFFAATSGYGFGLLIKN from the coding sequence ATGATCTATTCGGAAGTGAAGCGCGTGCTGCGCCTGCAGGCCAGCCTGGTCGGCCTGGCCGTAGTCGTCGCGCTACTCGCCAGCGCAGGCAACGTGACCGTCGCCATATCCGCTTTGCTGGGCGGACTGGTGGTGTTGGGACCGGCCCTGGTTTACGCCAGGATCGCCTATGCCAAGCGCCATGTCGCTCCCGCGGTGCTGATCAAGGCGCATTTTCTGGCCGAAGCGGTAAAGTTTTGCCTGACCGTACTGTTAAGTGGTGCGGTTTTGGCCAGTTTCAAGGATTTGTCCGTAGTCGGATTTTTGGGTGGGTTCTTTGCCGCCACCTCCGGCTACGGCTTCGGGCTTCTAATCAAAAATTGA
- a CDS encoding ParB/RepB/Spo0J family partition protein — translation MAKLKGLGRGLDALLSTVDAVDDRLSTLPIDSIRPGKYQPRSFMNEAALDELAASIRAQGIIQPLIVRELGLGDYELIAGERRWRASRKAGLAEVPVVIKSVPDEAALAMALIENIQRQELDPIEEAQGIKRLIDEFGLTHESAADAVGRSRSAVSNLLRLLVLPQPLQQMMHEGQLEMGHARALLSLPTVSQLELANEVVRRGMSVREVERRVQQHAAQKTTVAAQQKRVDPDVARLEEQVSEAIGARVSIRHASNGNGKLVIDYASLDELDSLLALLQKKPKK, via the coding sequence ATGGCCAAACTCAAAGGATTGGGGCGCGGACTCGACGCGCTCCTGTCCACCGTTGACGCGGTGGACGACAGACTTTCCACCCTTCCGATCGACAGCATCCGCCCCGGCAAGTACCAGCCGCGCAGTTTCATGAACGAGGCCGCGCTGGACGAGCTGGCCGCCTCCATCCGCGCCCAGGGCATCATCCAGCCCTTGATCGTGCGCGAACTGGGCCTGGGCGACTACGAGCTGATCGCCGGCGAGCGCCGCTGGCGCGCGTCGCGCAAGGCCGGCCTCGCCGAGGTGCCGGTGGTGATCAAGAGCGTGCCCGACGAGGCGGCGCTGGCGATGGCGCTGATCGAGAACATCCAGCGCCAGGAGCTGGACCCGATCGAGGAAGCGCAAGGCATCAAACGCCTGATCGATGAATTCGGCCTCACCCACGAGTCCGCTGCCGACGCGGTGGGCCGCTCGCGCAGCGCGGTGTCCAATCTGCTGCGCCTGCTGGTGTTGCCGCAGCCCTTGCAGCAGATGATGCACGAGGGCCAGCTGGAGATGGGCCACGCGCGCGCCTTGCTGAGCCTGCCGACGGTGTCCCAGCTGGAGCTGGCGAACGAAGTGGTGCGCAGGGGCATGTCCGTGCGCGAGGTGGAGCGGCGAGTACAACAGCATGCTGCGCAAAAAACCACAGTTGCGGCGCAGCAAAAACGCGTCGATCCCGACGTGGCCCGGCTGGAGGAGCAGGTGTCAGAGGCTATTGGCGCCCGCGTCAGCATCCGCCACGCGTCCAATGGAAATGGCAAGCTGGTCATAGATTATGCGAGCCTGGACGAACTGGATTCACTGCTGGCGCTGCTGCAAAAAAAACCTAAAAAATGA
- a CDS encoding F0F1 ATP synthase subunit B, giving the protein MEFNVTLLGQAITFAILVWFTMKFVWPPLTNMMDERAKRIADGLAAAERGKQDLEAAEKRVADEIRKAKQQATEIVVAAEKRANQIVDEAKEAARTEGARIVADAKAETDQEVLRAKESLRAHVADLAVAGAEKILRKEIDAAKHADLLASIKAEF; this is encoded by the coding sequence GTGGAATTCAACGTAACACTACTGGGCCAGGCGATCACGTTCGCCATCCTGGTATGGTTCACCATGAAGTTTGTTTGGCCTCCGCTTACCAACATGATGGATGAGCGGGCCAAGCGTATCGCTGATGGCTTGGCCGCCGCGGAACGCGGCAAGCAGGATCTGGAAGCCGCTGAAAAGCGCGTTGCGGACGAAATCCGCAAGGCCAAGCAGCAGGCGACCGAGATCGTGGTTGCCGCCGAAAAGCGCGCGAACCAGATCGTGGACGAAGCCAAGGAAGCGGCGCGCACCGAAGGTGCCCGCATCGTGGCCGACGCCAAGGCGGAAACCGACCAGGAAGTGCTGCGCGCCAAGGAATCCCTGCGCGCGCATGTCGCCGATCTGGCCGTTGCCGGCGCCGAGAAGATCCTGCGCAAGGAGATCGACGCCGCCAAGCACGCCGACCTGCTTGCCTCCATCAAAGCGGAGTTTTAA
- a CDS encoding DeoR/GlpR family DNA-binding transcription regulator has product MTKRNTQQRRHAIAALVQEKGEVSVEELTQRFATSEVTIRKDLALLETGGLLLRRYGGAVSLPSEMVAEPDADKVSKRKHAIARAAAERLRDHNRVIIDSGTTTSAMIPLLGNKRGLVVMTNSLNVAGALRELENEPTLLMTGGTWDPHSESFQGQIAEQALRSYDFDQLFIGADGIDLERGTTTFNELVGLSRVMADVAREVIVMVESEKIGRRIPNLELPWGKIHTLVTDDGLAQDARDKIQAKGVTLICAPAIQDTARRK; this is encoded by the coding sequence ATGACAAAACGAAACACCCAGCAGCGCCGGCATGCCATTGCCGCGCTGGTGCAGGAAAAGGGCGAGGTCAGCGTGGAAGAGCTGACCCAGCGTTTCGCCACGTCGGAAGTCACCATCCGCAAGGACCTGGCCCTGCTGGAAACCGGCGGCTTGCTGCTGCGGCGTTACGGCGGAGCGGTGTCGCTGCCCAGCGAGATGGTGGCGGAGCCGGACGCGGATAAAGTTTCGAAGCGAAAGCATGCCATCGCCCGAGCGGCGGCGGAAAGGCTGCGCGACCACAACCGCGTGATCATAGACAGCGGCACCACCACCAGCGCGATGATTCCGCTGTTGGGCAACAAGCGCGGCCTGGTGGTGATGACCAATTCGCTGAACGTGGCAGGCGCGCTGCGCGAGCTGGAGAACGAACCCACCCTGCTGATGACCGGCGGCACCTGGGATCCTCATTCCGAGTCGTTTCAGGGCCAGATCGCCGAGCAGGCGCTGCGTTCCTATGATTTCGACCAATTATTCATCGGCGCCGACGGCATAGACCTGGAACGCGGCACCACCACCTTCAACGAACTGGTGGGGCTGTCCCGCGTGATGGCGGACGTGGCGCGCGAGGTGATCGTGATGGTGGAGTCGGAAAAGATAGGCCGCCGCATCCCCAACCTGGAGCTGCCCTGGGGCAAGATCCATACCTTGGTGACTGACGACGGCCTGGCGCAAGACGCCAGAGACAAGATTCAAGCGAAGGGCGTGACGCTGATATGCGCGCCCGCCATTCAAGACACGGCAAGGAGAAAGTAA
- the atpG gene encoding F0F1 ATP synthase subunit gamma, with the protein MAVGKEILTKIRSVQNTQKITRAMQMVSTSKMRKTQERMRAARPYAEKVRTVMAHLAQANAELGHPLLARRDVVKRAGIILVSSDKGLCGGLNVNSFKRFFAKVKELRDQNVEIDVCCLGQKGLAAAQRARLNVVASAVHLGDVPKMEKLIGPLTVLFSQYAEGELDAVYIVYSGFVNTMKQEPALEQLLPLTPHHMVVEHSHSWDYLYEPDAPTLMEFLVRRYLESVVYQALAENMASEQAARMVAMKAATDNAGNTIKQLRLVYNKARQAAITTELSEIVAGAAAV; encoded by the coding sequence ATGGCAGTCGGTAAAGAGATTCTCACCAAGATCCGAAGCGTGCAGAACACGCAGAAGATCACCCGCGCTATGCAGATGGTGTCGACCTCGAAGATGCGCAAAACGCAAGAGCGTATGCGCGCTGCCCGTCCTTACGCCGAGAAGGTGCGCACGGTTATGGCGCACCTCGCTCAGGCGAACGCGGAACTTGGTCACCCGCTGCTTGCCCGTCGTGACGTGGTCAAGCGCGCCGGCATCATCCTGGTTTCCTCCGACAAGGGTCTTTGCGGCGGCCTGAACGTGAACTCGTTCAAGCGCTTCTTTGCCAAGGTCAAGGAATTGCGGGATCAGAACGTCGAAATCGACGTTTGCTGCCTGGGCCAGAAAGGCCTGGCGGCAGCCCAGCGCGCCCGTCTCAACGTGGTGGCTAGCGCGGTCCATCTCGGCGACGTGCCGAAGATGGAAAAACTGATTGGCCCGCTTACCGTTCTGTTCAGCCAGTACGCTGAAGGTGAACTGGATGCGGTTTACATCGTCTACTCCGGCTTCGTGAATACCATGAAGCAGGAGCCGGCACTGGAACAGCTGCTTCCGCTGACTCCGCACCATATGGTGGTGGAGCATTCGCACTCGTGGGATTACCTGTACGAGCCGGATGCGCCGACGCTGATGGAATTCTTGGTGCGTCGTTATCTGGAATCGGTGGTGTATCAGGCTCTGGCCGAGAACATGGCTTCCGAGCAGGCCGCGCGGATGGTGGCGATGAAAGCCGCCACCGACAACGCGGGCAACACCATCAAGCAGCTGCGCCTGGTATACAACAAGGCGCGTCAGGCGGCGATTACCACCGAGTTGTCGGAAATCGTGGCGGGCGCCGCAGCGGTGTAA
- the atpA gene encoding F0F1 ATP synthase subunit alpha, with protein sequence MQLNPSEISDLIKAKIQNLAEGAEVRTKGTVISVTDGIVRIHGLADVMQGEMLEFPGNTFGLAMNLERDSVGAVVLGEYEHISEGDEVKCTGRILEVPVGPELIGRVVNALGQPIDGKGPINAQKSSPIEKIAPGVIARQSVSQPMQTGLKSIDSMVPVGRGQRELIIGDRQTGKTAVALDAIINQKGNGVICIYVAVGQKASSIANVVRKLEEHGAMGHTIIVAATASEAAALQFIAPYSGCAMGEYFRDIGEDALIVYDDLSKQAVAYRQISLLLRRPPGREAYPGDVFYLHSRLLERAARINEDEVEKLTGGAVKGKTGSLTALPIIETQAGDVSAFVPTNVISITDGQIFLETDLFNAGIRPAINAGISVSRVGGAAQTKVIKKLGGGIRLALAQYRELAAFAQFASDLDEATRKQLSHGEVVTELMKQKQFSTLSTAEMALTLWAVNKGSYEDVPVKKALAFEAEFLANVRANHAEVLQAVNASGDLSADNEKVLAKAMESFKAGYSFN encoded by the coding sequence ATGCAGTTGAACCCCTCTGAAATCAGCGATCTGATCAAGGCCAAGATCCAGAATCTGGCTGAAGGCGCTGAAGTTCGCACCAAGGGCACGGTTATCTCCGTGACCGACGGTATCGTCCGCATCCACGGCCTTGCCGATGTGATGCAGGGCGAAATGCTCGAATTCCCGGGCAACACCTTTGGCCTCGCCATGAACCTGGAGCGCGACTCTGTCGGCGCCGTGGTGCTGGGCGAGTACGAGCACATCTCCGAAGGCGACGAAGTCAAGTGCACCGGTCGCATTCTGGAAGTGCCGGTGGGTCCGGAGCTGATTGGCCGCGTGGTCAACGCCCTGGGTCAGCCGATCGACGGCAAAGGCCCGATCAACGCGCAGAAATCGTCCCCGATCGAAAAGATCGCTCCGGGCGTGATCGCGCGTCAATCGGTATCGCAGCCGATGCAGACCGGCCTGAAGTCCATCGACTCCATGGTTCCGGTTGGCCGCGGCCAGCGTGAGCTGATCATTGGCGACCGTCAGACCGGCAAGACCGCCGTGGCGCTGGACGCCATCATCAACCAGAAGGGCAATGGCGTCATCTGCATCTACGTAGCCGTGGGTCAGAAGGCTTCCTCCATCGCCAACGTGGTTCGCAAGCTGGAAGAGCACGGCGCGATGGGTCACACCATCATCGTGGCCGCCACCGCTTCCGAAGCCGCCGCCCTGCAGTTCATCGCTCCGTACTCCGGCTGCGCGATGGGCGAATACTTCCGCGACATCGGCGAAGACGCGCTGATCGTGTACGACGACCTGTCCAAGCAAGCCGTCGCCTACCGTCAGATCTCGCTGCTGCTGCGCCGTCCGCCGGGCCGCGAAGCCTACCCGGGCGACGTGTTCTATCTCCACTCCCGTCTGCTGGAGCGCGCCGCGCGCATCAACGAAGACGAAGTGGAAAAGCTGACTGGCGGCGCCGTGAAGGGCAAAACCGGTTCGCTGACCGCTCTGCCGATCATCGAAACCCAGGCCGGCGACGTATCCGCGTTCGTACCGACCAACGTGATTTCGATTACCGACGGCCAGATCTTCCTGGAAACCGACCTGTTCAACGCGGGCATCCGTCCGGCCATCAACGCCGGTATCTCGGTATCGCGCGTGGGCGGCGCCGCTCAGACCAAGGTGATCAAGAAGCTCGGCGGCGGTATCCGTCTGGCGCTGGCCCAGTACCGCGAGTTGGCTGCGTTCGCGCAGTTCGCCTCGGATCTGGACGAAGCCACCCGCAAGCAGCTGTCCCACGGTGAAGTGGTGACCGAACTGATGAAGCAGAAACAGTTCTCCACCCTGTCCACCGCGGAAATGGCGCTGACCCTGTGGGCGGTGAACAAGGGCAGCTACGAAGACGTTCCGGTGAAGAAAGCCCTGGCTTTCGAAGCCGAGTTCCTGGCCAACGTGCGTGCCAACCACGCCGAAGTGCTGCAGGCCGTGAACGCCTCCGGTGATCTGTCTGCCGACAACGAGAAGGTACTGGCCAAGGCGATGGAATCGTTCAAGGCCGGCTACAGCTTCAACTGA
- the atpD gene encoding F0F1 ATP synthase subunit beta, whose protein sequence is MSQGKIVQIIGAVIDVEFPRDAMPKIYDALKLVDVDLTLEVQQQLGDGVVRTIAMGSSDGLKRGMAVASTGAPISVPVGTATLGRIMDVLGNPVDEAGPVATDKRRAIHQTAPKFDELSAATDLLETGIKVIDLLCPFAKGGKVGLFGGAGVGKTVNMMELINNIAKAHSGLSVFAGVGERTREGNDFYHEMKDSNVLDKVAMVYGQMNEPPGNRLRVALTGLTMAEHFRDEKDESGKGRDVLLFVDNIYRYTLAGTEVSALLGRMPSAVGYQPTLAEEMGRLQERITSTKDGSITSIQAVYVPADDLTDPSPATTFAHLDATVVLSRDIASLGIYPAVDPLDSTSRQLDPLVVGEEHYSVARGVQSTLQRYKELRDIIAILGMDELSEEDKLVVARARKIQRFLSQPFHVAEVFTGSPGKYVSLRETIKGFKAIIAGEYDHLPEQAFYMVGGIEEAVEKAKTLN, encoded by the coding sequence ATGAGCCAAGGCAAAATCGTACAAATCATTGGCGCGGTGATCGACGTGGAGTTTCCGCGCGATGCCATGCCGAAGATTTATGATGCCCTGAAGCTGGTTGACGTCGATCTGACGCTTGAAGTTCAGCAACAGCTGGGCGACGGCGTGGTCCGCACCATTGCGATGGGCAGCTCCGACGGTCTGAAGCGTGGCATGGCTGTTGCCAGCACCGGCGCACCGATCTCGGTGCCGGTGGGCACCGCCACCCTCGGCCGCATCATGGACGTGTTGGGTAACCCGGTGGACGAAGCTGGTCCGGTGGCTACCGACAAGCGTCGCGCCATCCACCAGACCGCTCCGAAGTTCGACGAGCTGTCCGCCGCCACCGACCTGCTGGAAACCGGCATCAAGGTGATCGACCTGCTGTGTCCGTTCGCCAAGGGCGGCAAAGTGGGCCTGTTCGGCGGCGCCGGCGTGGGCAAGACCGTGAACATGATGGAGCTGATCAACAACATCGCCAAGGCGCACTCGGGTCTGTCCGTGTTTGCCGGCGTTGGTGAGCGCACTCGTGAAGGCAACGACTTCTATCACGAGATGAAGGACTCCAACGTTCTGGATAAGGTGGCGATGGTTTACGGCCAGATGAACGAGCCGCCGGGCAACCGTCTGCGCGTGGCGCTGACCGGCCTGACCATGGCCGAGCACTTCCGCGACGAGAAGGACGAAAGCGGCAAAGGCCGCGACGTGCTGCTGTTCGTGGACAACATCTACCGTTACACCCTGGCCGGTACCGAAGTGTCCGCCCTGCTGGGCCGTATGCCGTCCGCGGTGGGCTACCAGCCGACGCTGGCCGAGGAAATGGGCCGTCTGCAAGAGCGTATTACCTCGACCAAGGATGGTTCCATTACCTCCATCCAGGCCGTATACGTCCCTGCCGATGACTTGACCGACCCGTCCCCGGCGACCACCTTCGCCCACTTGGACGCAACCGTGGTTCTGTCGCGCGACATCGCATCGCTGGGTATCTACCCGGCCGTGGACCCGCTCGACTCCACCTCGCGCCAGCTGGATCCGCTGGTCGTCGGCGAAGAGCATTACTCGGTCGCCCGCGGCGTGCAGTCCACGCTGCAGCGCTACAAGGAACTGCGCGACATCATCGCGATTCTGGGTATGGACGAACTGTCCGAGGAAGACAAGCTGGTCGTGGCTCGCGCCCGTAAGATCCAGCGCTTCCTGTCCCAGCCGTTCCACGTGGCCGAAGTATTTACCGGTTCGCCGGGCAAATACGTTTCGCTGCGCGAAACCATCAAGGGCTTCAAGGCGATCATTGCTGGCGAATACGACCACCTGCCGGAACAAGCGTTCTACATGGTTGGTGGCATCGAAGAAGCCGTCGAGAAAGCCAAGACGCTTAACTAA
- the atpE gene encoding F0F1 ATP synthase subunit C yields MEALVSQIQSMTAIAAALIIGLGALGTAIGFAILGGKFLESSARQPEMIPVLQTKLFIIAGLLDAISMIGVGVAMLFTFNNPFLSAALAIVKAAH; encoded by the coding sequence ATGGAAGCACTCGTTTCTCAGATTCAGTCGATGACCGCTATCGCTGCCGCTCTGATCATTGGCCTCGGCGCTCTGGGCACCGCTATCGGTTTCGCCATTCTGGGTGGCAAGTTCCTCGAGTCCTCCGCTCGCCAGCCGGAAATGATCCCGGTTCTGCAAACCAAGCTGTTCATCATCGCCGGTCTGTTGGACGCGATCTCCATGATCGGTGTTGGTGTCGCCATGCTGTTCACCTTCAACAACCCGTTCCTGTCCGCTGCCCTGGCTATCGTTAAGGCGGCTCACTAA
- a CDS encoding F0F1 ATP synthase subunit delta: MAELITVARPYAEAVYSLATEQGKLDQWSDALSWLAAMVNNPDLAQVVTNPKHTAQEVEALMLDVLGSRGNDEVKRFIAALIENARLTLLPEIAAQFELLKAQSENIVDALVESAFALSDEQKAELTNTLSKKYGKAVRLDVRENADLIGGVRVSVGDDVIDASVRGKLQAMAASLKN; encoded by the coding sequence ATGGCAGAACTCATTACCGTCGCAAGGCCCTACGCCGAAGCGGTATACAGCCTCGCCACGGAACAGGGCAAGCTCGACCAATGGTCGGACGCCCTGTCGTGGCTGGCTGCCATGGTGAATAACCCGGATCTGGCCCAAGTCGTCACCAATCCGAAACATACCGCACAAGAGGTTGAGGCGCTGATGCTGGATGTGCTCGGCTCGCGCGGCAACGATGAGGTGAAACGCTTCATCGCCGCGCTGATCGAGAACGCCCGTTTGACGCTGCTGCCTGAAATCGCCGCGCAGTTTGAATTGCTCAAGGCGCAATCGGAAAACATCGTGGACGCCCTGGTGGAGTCCGCTTTTGCTTTGTCCGATGAACAGAAAGCCGAACTGACCAACACGCTTTCCAAGAAATACGGCAAAGCCGTGCGTCTTGACGTGCGTGAGAACGCCGACCTGATCGGCGGCGTTCGCGTGTCGGTGGGCGACGATGTCATCGACGCTTCCGTGCGCGGCAAACTGCAGGCAATGGCAGCAAGCCTCAAGAATTAG